A stretch of DNA from Equus caballus isolate H_3958 breed thoroughbred chromosome 13, TB-T2T, whole genome shotgun sequence:
TAGGTCGCTGATTTAGCGCTTAAAGCCACACATCTCCTTCTGAGCCATGCGTACTTCCCTTGTGACTTCTTTGACCTGTGGATTGCTCAAAAGTTATCAAATATTTGGGGTTTTCCTAGATATCTACGGTTATTGATTTCTGATATATCTTTGTTGTGGTCAAAGAACACACCCTGTGTGGTTTTTAACTCTAAGTTTATTCAGACTTGCTCTGTGGCCCAGCAGATGGCCTGTCTTGCTGGGCATGCCATGTACACTCAAGAGGAAGGTGTGTTCAGCAGATATCAGTGAGGTCGAGATGGTCGGTGGTGTTTTTCAGATCACCTTCACTGACCTTTTTCTCTCGTTCATGCAGTTGCTGAGAGAGGGATGTTAAAATCTCCGGCTATAATTGTGGGATTCTCTGTGCCTTTAATTCTGTCCATTTTGCTTAATGTCCTTGAAACTCTTGTATTAGACGCTTCGTCGTTTATGGTTGCATGTCTTCTGGAAGAATTTGCTCTTTTATTATTCTGAAATAGCCCTCGATGTTTTGTCGTGAAGTCTGCTGTCTGAACTTAACACAGCTGCACTGGGCCTCTCGGCTCACTGTTCTCGTGCGTAGCTTTTTCCATCCGTTTATTTTCAAcctgtatctttatatttaacttGTTTCTTTCGTAGACTGTCTGTAATTGGAGCTTGCATCTTTATCTCTTCTGACAACATCTGCTTGTTAACTGGAGTGTTCAGTCACTAACATTTTTTCGAACGATGTATTTTAAGCACCTACACATGCActttttgaaaacagttttttagAAGTTCAACTTTCTTATCTCAACCTGATAGAAgtgtaatcttaaaaaaaaaagcagctgtgcaatatttgtctttatcATAGACTTacaataaaaactacattttGTAGAACACATAGCTTCATCTATTTTAGAAGCTGTATCTTCCGGTGCTATAAGCTGGTATAAATTTTCATTCAAGTCAAATTCTTATAGGTCTCAAGTGGCTTGTTCCagcaaagaaaaagtgaaaaaacacaGTACTACTCTTTCAGACCTGCCTTTTCATAGTTTATAATTTTCGGTTCCTGAATTCCAggccttctctcccttctctgtctgTCGGAACAGTTCCAAGCACTGACTTCACCCTTTCAGGTTGTGGTACAGTTTCAGCTTCCTCCTGATTGTTTCATCTGTGGGTTCTCTTGGCAGTGGAATTCCTCgtgtattttatcatttttttgtcAATGAGCCTGTCTTTAACGGAATGGTTCTGGGTGTGGCTCGTGTTGGCAACACTTCTCTATGAGGGGATTTCAACTTGCCTCCACCCTGACTTCGTTGGCTTAGAAACAGCCCTTTTGGTTAATTTCTCGGCAGCGCATGGCACCTTCCGGCCGGTTGGATGGTGTGAAGCTTAGGCTCTGCACCATTCGGAGCTCAGAGCTCAGGGTCCTCAGGTTAACCAGTCCCTTGACATTTGgtctttgtcttgaagtctatgaGTGTGTTGTCGGATTCGGAGCTATCGTTTCATCATTTGATTGCTGTTTGTCCCCTCTGGCTTTTGTCTGCCTGTTCCTCCTTTTTGTCCTCTTTTgggttttctgaatatttttaggATTCAGTTTTATCTGTTGACCATTGAACAcgcattgtttttcttttatctgtgctCCAGGGAGTGCGCGTGCATCCTTGACCTCACGGCCTCCTTAGAGTTCATAGTGGACCTCTTCAAGTGAAACCCAGATCCCTGTACCTCTCTCCCTCCAAGGCAGGCCTTCTCCTGGGCATGCTGACGTgtgctgtgggggctgtcctgtgcactgcaggatgtgCAGCAGCATCCCTGTCCTCTCCCTGCTAGCGGCCAGCAGCAACCCCCTGGTTGACGGGCgctgtctccagacattaccgTGTGTGCCCTGGGGCAGCATCACCACAGGCTGAGAACTCCTGCTATGGGGTACCGGGCTCCTGTGGGCTACATCTGCCTTTGTTTTAAAGCCAGCAGAGAAGGTTGGAATGTTTTACTGAAGTAGTCATATGtgtattaaagaaattaagagagaaataattttctatttctctaatcTACCGTTTCCAGTGCTCTCTATCCCTTTGTGAAGAATTGCATTTCTCTCTGGTGTTTCCTTTCAGCCGGAAGAACTTgctttagcatttcctgtaacGCAGGTCTGCTGGCCACATTAGTTGTCTTTTATCTGAAAAGGTCTTTATTTAGCCTTCATTCTGAGTTGACAGCTACACCTGAGCGGTAATGGATACTCAGTCATGGTGGCTCTGACTGgactatgttttaaaaaagaaaaaaaacacagtgGGCCGTGTGGGAGGAGCCTCATGTTCAGCTGCGTGTCCTTGGCATGACTGGAAGCCACACTGCCCTTGTTGAACAATGGCTCTCTTGTTCTTTTCACACTCTTTCATACTCACCTGGTATCTCTGGGGTGGCTGTTAATTGCCAagcactgttccaggtgctgggcaCACCCTGGAGCAGTCCGTTCCCTTCCTGGCAGGGCTTACATGTTAGCAGGAGGACGCACAAATCAGCACATAAGTATTTAAACAAGTAAGAATTTCAGAAGGTTAGAAATACGAATAAAATAGAACGGTAAAGAGAGAAAGGGGGTGGGGTAAAGGGGTGCGGCTGCCGCTTTAGATGGGGGGTCGGGAAAGGCCCCTGAACTGACTGGGAAGGAGCCAGCCGTGCAGAGGAAGAGTAAGGACAGCACGGCCCAGAGAATAACATGGGAACTCCTTGGAGGGTTGTCAGCAGAAAGGGACACGATTATAATCTCTAACACTGCTGAGCCCCGCCTCTGGGCACTTTGCATCTCTCCCTCCATTTCATCCTCCCGCTAACCCTATTACCTTCTCCATAATAGCCAGAAGCGGCAGCGGAggcacagagaaactgaggcactcaGCCCAAGGTCAGGCCTGTCAGGGAGGGACCAGACAGCCTGGACTCCCAAAGTGGCCTGCCTAACCCCATCTAGaactgcctccaggaagcagatTCATGTCTTCACGTCACTTCTGTAGCCAGAGACTGAGCCCATCTCGTTTTCTTCTAGGTGTACAAAAGAGCCAAGGCGCTGGACCAGTCTGACAACGACATGTCTGCCGTGTACCGAGCCTATATACACTAAGCCCTTGAcacccctccctggccccctATCTTCCTTCTGACCCCCTCTTCCTCACATGGGATTGGGGTCCTGGGACTTAGCTCTGGACCAGTTCTCCTGTCTCCATCTCCTTTTATACAGACTTTTGAGACTCGCCATCAGCACAGCACACAGCATCACTCTTCCCCTGGAggtcctggggaggggaggggtgtcaGCAGGATCGGCCTGTGGGAAAGCTCTTGAGCTGGGCACTGGCCCCCGGACTAGGTGGCTGTGTgttcacacacacgtgcacacacacacacacacatacaccactgGCCCTCGCCCCAGGATAGAAGCTGCCCAGAAACTGCTGcctggctttttgtttttctccttccaaGCTTATTTTCTCTCGGACCCCTTCCAGTTGAGCAACTAGAGTCAGCAGTGAGAACTGGAAGCCTTCCCACTGCTTCCCTCCAAGCGAAGAGGCTGCGGCCAAGTCCACGTCCCCACTGGGTCCCCCGCAGAGAGAGCCTCTGGGCCACGAGGAGCCAGCACAGCCTCTAAACGGAGGGTCCCGTGGGCCCTTCAACCTCAGGTGACCAGCTGATGAGGATTGTCAGGTTTAAACTACCAACATGCAACCAACTCTCCATAAATGCCTTTGTGAACTGGAAAGAGATTGGCACAGTCAGAGAACACAGGGCTCTGCTTTCCAGGGAGAGAGCAGTCAGCCCGTAGGTGAGCCTCACGGAAGCCTGCTCTCCTTGCTGCTCTTCAGCACCCGTCCCAGAAGCCACCGTCACTGCGGAGCCCTGGGCTGTGATCAGACTTGCGCGCATGGTGTAGGGGGAGCTCACTCCTCACTAGGCTGTTTTAGTGTTTGGATTTGCATTCCAGCCCTTGGGAAGGGGGTCCTGAGGGCCACCAGTGAGGAGTGAAGAGGGCAGGGGCGTGGGGTTCCTTCCTGTTTCCGTTATGCCACAGACTCTTCGCCTGGTTCTGAAGAGCCACTGACCCGGCTCCCCTCGAAGCAGTCCCACCTTCTCCAGCCTGCCCCTGCACATGTCCCCCGCATGCCCACCTCTCTccattctcctcccttccccttttctttccaCGGAGACAGTATTTCTTCCTGTCTGTGTCCCTTCTTTGGCCCAGACCCAGCCTGACCAACGATGACCATTTCTTAGGCTCAGCTCTTGAAACAGGAACGAGTGTCTTCACTTCAGTCAGCAGCATGGTCTTCGGTGCTTCCAGGGCCCCAGGCTCTGtcgagagggaagaggagaactGGGCCTGACCGAGCCTGAACTAGCTGACCCTCAGAGGTGGATCTAAGACATCCCCGAGGCCCTAGCATTTCTCCTTGGATAGGGGACCAGAGGGGCTTGGAATGTGGCACGAGAACAAGGAGAAGTTGCCTGCAGGATGTCGGTGCTCTCCCTCTGCATGGGCTGGATTTTCCAAAGTCACACTTTGCAGAAGGTCAGCGTTTATAGTGAATATATAATGGTAGATGTATAGTGAGGTGGCCGCGCTGGTGTGTGCCCCTCCCCCTGACACTGCTCAGAACCCAGGTTAGGGGATCTCAGAAGacgtggggggagggcagggaagatGCCTGTGGGTTTTTTGGCACAGTTAATTTCACTGggattttgaattcttttatgtCTAAACACAAAGCCTGTTCTAGTCCTAGCCGgacactgggggtgggggtggggaagatgcTGTAATGAAACTGGTTAGTCAATGTTGTCTTAATATTGTTGACAATTCTGTAAAGTTCCTTTTTATGAATATTTCTGTTTAAGCTATTTCACCTTTGTTTTGAAATCCTTCCCTTTTAAGGAGAAAATGTGACACTTGTGAAAAAGCTTGTAAGAAAGCCCCTCctcactccttttttttcctttgaactcCCTTTCAATGACAAATCTTCTAGTTAATTAAGgttgtgaatttttatttttgctttgtttttaatgaacATTTGTCTTTCAGAATAGGATTGTGTGATAATGTTTaaatggcaaaaacaaaacatgattttGTGCAATTAACAAAAAGCTACTGCAAGCGAAATAAAACGTTTCTTGGTAACACAACTGTGAATGAATGCCTTGGCGGCCGAGGGAGGagcgggccggggccggggcggcggcggcgccagCACGGTCGGGTCCACTGGCTGGATCCTCCCGGACCGAAGGAACGCTCGGGCCGCCGGCGGGGACAGACGGCCCCGTCGGCCAATCAATGGGTGCGGTTGGAGCGGGGCGCCCTATCAGAGCCAAGGAGGGGCGGGACGAGCGGACGCCGCGCCCCAGCGCTCAGCGCCGGTGGCTGTGCCAGCGGCGTCTCGGGCGAGCCGGCGCGGGCGGGTTCGCGCAGCCGCCACCCGCGTCTCAGGGCGCCCGCAGTCTCGTgaccgggggcggggcgggcgcccGCTTAGCCAATCGGCGGTGGGGGCAGGTaaccgggggcggggcgggcgtcCACTCAGCCAATCGGCGGTTGGGGGTGGGCCCGGGCGCCGCAGCGGACGGTCGGCGGGCAGACCAAGCGACCAGCGGTGGGCAGGCTGGTGACGGTCGctgggcggcgggcggcggcgatGGCGACGGCGATGGCAGCGACGGCGGCGGAGCGGGCGGTGCTGGTGAGGCGCGCGGgccgggcggggggcggcgggcCCGGGCGGCTGACAGCAGGCCTGTCCCCGCAGGAGGAGGAGTTCCGCTGGCTGCTGCACGACGAGGTGCACGCCGTGCTCCGGCAGCTGCAGGACATCCTCAAGGTAACGCGCCCCACGCGGGCCGGGCGCCTGCCCGCGGTGGGCTTGGAGTCCAGTCGGGGGCCGGCAGATAATGACCCAGTTCCGCCAGCAGCTGCGTGAGCGCGTTGGGCCTGCTTCGAGCCTGGGGTCCGGGGGGGCTTCCTTCGGAGCTGTGACATTTAGCCTCAGCTCTGAAGGACTGTGACCTCTGCCAAGTGCTCAGCCTCCTTGGGCCTCTCTTTTGCCCAAAGGAGATAAGAGTAGcgggctcccagggctgctgtgaagatAAGTAAGCCAGTCCGCTCACACAAACGTCCAGGCAGTGCCTGATATGGCCCGAATTGCGGTTTACCGTGACTGCTGCCCTTCCCGACTCTGCTCCCTACACCCCAGCACCTGAACCGAGCCGGGCGGGTCTCTCTCGGTTCTGTATCCCCGTTTTGAGCACACCATAGGCTCCCAGGGAATGTGGAAGGAGCAGGTGTCGGCCCAGGCAGGACCTGAAACTCAGGCTGGGGTGAGGGGCCCTGGGAGCGGGGCTTCTGGAAGGAGCGCTGGGATGGATGGGGTGaacttctccccactcccctctgcccctcaggAGGCATCTCTCCGATTCACTCTGCCAGGCTCAGGCACCGAGGGGCCTGCCAAGCAGGAGAACTACATCCTAGGCACCTGCGGGTGAGCCCGGGCTGGGCGGAAACCCCGGGGATGGGCTCCTTGGGAGGGGGGACGCCTGGGATACCCTCTAGGAGAGGGGGCCCCTCCAGAGGGTGTGCATTGGGACAGGTGGTGGGACAGGCTGGGCCATCCTGTGACAGCCAGGAGCAGCCTGCTGGGAGAGCCGggtggcaggagggagcagccACAGGCGCCACTCTGACACCCGCGTATTGTAGCACAGACCAGGTGAAGGGGGTGCTGACTCTGCAAGGGGATGCGCTGAGCCAGGCGGTGAgtcccccagcccctctccccttcccataTGCTGCCGGAGGAGCCTGTGGGGAAGAGCGTGGAGGCCTCCTGCttatcccacctctgccactggCTACCTGTGTGACTCCGGGCAGGatccttgacctctctgggccttggtttcctcgtctgtaaaatgacaACACCCCTGTAACCTCCTCATGGGATTGGTATGTGGCTTCAGGGAGAGGCAGGGGGCTGCTTTGCACACAGCTGGGAGGGAGTCTGAGCCCAGTGAAGCATGGGCATTGGCAGGATTAGGCTGGCCCCAGATCAAGGTGGAATCAGCCAACATCTGAGCTCCATCTGCACCCgaccctgtgccaggcaccaagGCGCGGGGGGAGGTCCCTCTCGTCCGTGGGTGGGCGTTCAGTCTGTTGGCTTATACAGGTGTCTGCTCTTTGCCCACAGTCACACGCCTCCTCCCAGCCGAGGCCACCTTCccctttctcagtctcttttccctttcatttctttgtgcttCCTCTTGGGACTGAGTTCCTGTTTCCTGACCTCCTTGTTCACCCCTCAACGGCCAAGGTGTTGAGAGACCTTGTGCCCTACGGAGTGGCTGGGGCCTGAGCCACCGCACACGCCTGGTGActgcccctggccccagggcTCAGAGTGGCCGGAAGCAGGAGGGCGTCCCTCTGCCTGGCTTATCCCACTCTTGTCACCCCGCTCCGTCAGGACGTGAACCTGAAGATGCCTCGCAACAACCAGCTGCTGCACTTTGCCTTCCGCGAGGACAAGCAGTGGAAGCTACAGCAGGTGACCGGGCCCCTGCCCAGCCAGGGCTCAGGCCACAAGGGCAGGCAGTGGCACGCCCTGGCGGCACTGAGGCCTCCCGGCGCTGGCGGCCATGGGGATCTGCAGCCACAGCAAGCCCGGGAGGGGGTTTCCCAGCAACGAAGCTGGAGCAGACTGGACAGACGGTGCCTGGGGCTCCAGAGCCTTGCCTGGTGCGAGGTGGAGCACTTGTCCTGTCTGTAGGCCCCCAGGCCCCAGTGGGAACCGCAGTGGTCCCCTGAACAAGGCAGTGCCCTGCCCAGAGCCTCCAGGGGCCTCCCATGGCTCTTGGGGACCAAGTCCACGCTCCCTACCAGCTTCTGTGTGATTGGGCCCCGGCCTCTCCCCCTGTCCCCCCCCACTCCCTGGCTACCAGCTGTGGCCGCCTCAGGGTCTCTGCtcgtccctctgcctggagtccTCTCTCCGGCTCTTCTCATCACATGGGTGATGCTCAAGAGTCGCCTCCCTGGAGGTCACCCCACCCTTCCTCTGGGACCCTCTGTGCTTCCTTGGGCAAGTCTAGCAGTCAGGGGTCACCTTGTGTCTTTATTCCGTTACCCTCCATCTCGCCTTTAGAAGGTGAGCTATGTGAGGCCGGGGACCAAGCCTGCCCTTGGAGGGCAGCACCCAGCCAGGGCCCGGCCCTTGGAGGGCACAGAGCCGACGGCTGTGGGGGAAGGGTTGGATGAGGGCCAGGCAGGCagcacccacccctcccctctgaGGATGACACCCCTTGGGGTGGGGGCCTGGTGACTGTGGCTGCTCTGAGGCTGGTACCTGTCCCTGCCAAGGCCCAGCCCCCTGACCACATGGTGGGCGCTGTTTTCAGATCCAGGACGCCAGGAACCACGTGAGCCAAGCCATTTACCTCCTCACCAACCGGGATGAGAGTTACCAGTTCAGGACGGGAGCAGAGGTCCTCAAGGTGAGCTGCCCACTGGGAGAGGGGAGCCAGCTTCCCCATCCCTGGCCCTGACCCCAACCCCGACCCAGCCCCTGGAGAGCTCTGCCCCCACATCGTCAGGCATCACCAATGGTTGACCCTTCACCTGTCAGTGTACACATGTCTATCCAGCCAGTCAGGTGGTCACAGCCCATATTCCAGCACCACAtctgggttctgatcccagggcCTCCACTGCGAGCTGTGCAACCTCAAGTCACTTGCTTagcactctgtgcctcagttttcctatctggAAAAAGGAGACAAGCTTAGTAACTTCTGATTGTGAAAATATGGGTAAAGCAGCCCCTAGTGAGTGCTCAGGAAACAGTAGTGGCTAGTGGTAGTACCAGTAGTGGGACAAACCTTTGTAATAACAAAGTGAATTCCCATGGCCCAGTTGGAGGAGCTGAGCCCCGATGCCCCAGACTCATGCTTTAGCCCTGCCCCTGACTTGCTGTGTGTCCTCAGGTAGCTCACCTACCCTCTCTGGAACTCTGGTTCCTCCTATGAAAACTTGGAACTAAATGGATTAAGGTCCCTCCCAGACCTGTGACCGCCCTGGGATTAGGAGGGGCAGCCCCCAGGCCTCCACCCAACAGTCCTGCCTTTCCCGGGAGCCAGGCCACCCCGCCGCGAATAGCAACAGCTGGAAGCATTGGGCACTCGTGCTCCAAGCTAGGGCTTTGCTCTTTGGCAAAGGGAAGGGATGAGTTCCAGAAGGTTCCACTGTTCACTTACCCCTTccaagcatcagtttcctcacctgcgaAAATGGGCCTGGTGCTCACCTTAAGGCCTCAACTCAGCCATCCcattgcctcctccaggaagccctccctggccCCTTAGACCCAAGCTGGGTTAGGGCTCCTTCTTCTAAGCTCCTTCACTGCCTTTGCCCCCATCCACAAAGCCCTCATGCTCCTGGGCCTAACTCCCTGGCCCTCCCCTTCTCCATTGGACCAGCACCCAGGATCCCGTGCAATAGAACCTTCTGGATGGGTGCAGGCTCCAGGGTGTCATCACCAGTGCAGACGCCCTGCCCCGCACCCCAGCTGGAGCCCAATTGCCTGCATCTTTAATGAGCTCCCCCCTGCTTTGGGGGTTCAGGCCCTGAGACCGTACCCAcccagggcaggagcagggagctCCCCTAACCTTGTTGCTCCCTgatgctggggggtggggggggggtgggggtgggggtgggcccAGGCCCCCCTCCCCCGAAGCAGCTGtgaccagcccctccccacagctgATGGACGCCGTGATGCTGCAGCTGACCCGAGCCCGCAACCGCCTCACCACCCCGGCCACCCTGACCCTGCCAGAGATCGCTGCCAGTGGCCTCACGGTCAGTGCCCTGAGCCAGCCCCTGCTCCGAGACGGGGGTCCCCGCACTGGTGCCTGGCTTGCCCCTGGGAGGGACACGGGTGCCAAGGGCTCCTGGAAGCCCCGAGTCATCCTGGTTCGGAGCGCTATGTTTATGCACAGTTTTCTGGGATGTGGTCCTTGGCTTCTGTCTTGTGTCCCCCAGATGTCGTCACCCCTCGTTTGGGTCAGTCGTTCCCAAGCCCAGCAGTACCAATCCATGGGATGGGGACTGGCGtcctcccaggtgattctggggcTGTGCCTGCCCGGCCCTCATCCTGTGCCTGCCTGGCCCTCCCCACAGCGGATGTTTGCCCCCGCCCTGCCCTCCGACCTGCTGGTCAACGTCTACGTTAACCTCAACAAGCTCTGCCTCACCGTGTACCAGCTGCACGCCCTGCAGCCCAACTCCACCAAGGTGAGCCGGCcctgcggggctggcccccaccctcccggcctccgccccccagcccccagcctcactGGGCCTGGTGCTCTTCTGCCTAGAACTTCCGCCCGGC
This window harbors:
- the ROGDI gene encoding protein rogdi homolog, yielding MATAMAATAAERAVLEEEFRWLLHDEVHAVLRQLQDILKEASLRFTLPGSGTEGPAKQENYILGTCGTDQVKGVLTLQGDALSQADVNLKMPRNNQLLHFAFREDKQWKLQQIQDARNHVSQAIYLLTNRDESYQFRTGAEVLKLMDAVMLQLTRARNRLTTPATLTLPEIAASGLTRMFAPALPSDLLVNVYVNLNKLCLTVYQLHALQPNSTKNFRPAGGAVLHSPGAMFEWGAQRLEVGHVHKVECVIPWLNDALVFFTVSLQLCQQLKDKISVFSSYWSYRS